A genome region from Triticum aestivum cultivar Chinese Spring chromosome 2B, IWGSC CS RefSeq v2.1, whole genome shotgun sequence includes the following:
- the LOC123046727 gene encoding GPI mannosyltransferase 2 isoform X1, translating to MAPPLVAIVRLATASRVLVLTLSLLARLLFRPYDTSASLHPPCLSSPSFPPSASSSNSTATATAISSLAVWDGVHFARSAECGYEYEQSFAFLPLLPASIALLSRSLFALLVPMLGYRAVLVISGHVLNNVAFVAAAAYFYRLSVLILKDSGAAYRASVLFCFNPASVFYSSLYSESLYALFSLGGLFYLFSGARTVAMIMLALSGSARSNGALNAGYICFEALLQAYDAAIQKKRPMWAVQALVTGFLRSTFVFLPFFAFQAYGYLNICVHGDTDELRPWCKAKLPLLYSFIQSHYWGVGFLRYFQVKQLPNFLLASPVLSLAVYSIVHYTKLLQQLFQSTSIHEQIIAIVDGRLVEAHESSDVATVLKSEISTGLHNKKQGNTEVKKRKSVAASAASAASLDGNISTGRMVGDNEDECPLLVLPFILHLTFMTFTAFFVMHVQVSTRFLSASPPIYWAASRILAPARGGSCKRWGYFIIVYFIAYILLGSLLFPNFYPFT from the exons ATGGCGCCGCCACTTGTCGCCATCGTCCGGCTCGCCACTGCCTCCCGTGTCTTGGTCCTTACTCTCTCTCTGCTCGCTCGCCTTCTCTTCCGCCCCTACGACACCTCCGCCTCCCTTCACCCGCCTTgtctctcctccccctccttcccccCTTCCGCCTCCTCTTCTAATTCCACTGCTACCGCCACCGCCATCTCGTCCCTAGCTGTATGGGACGGTGTCCACTTCGCTCGCTCTGCCGAGTGCGGCTACGAGTATGAGCAGTCATTcgccttcctccccctcctcccagCCTCAATCGCTCTACTCTCCCGGTCCC TGTTCGCGCTGCTGGTGCCGATGCTGGGGTACAGGGCCGTGCTTGTGATCTCCGGGCATGTTCTGAACAATGTGGCATTTGTTGCCGCCGCGGCCTATTTCTACAG ATTATCTGTGCTGATCTTGAAGGACTCAGGAGCGGCTTACCGTGCATCTGTTCTTTTTTGCTTCAATCCAGCTTCTGTGTTCTACTCGTCACT ATATTCAGAAAGTCTTTATGCCCTTTTTTCGCTCGGAGGGCTGTTCTACCTGTTTTCCGGTGCTCGTACCGTTGCAATGATAATGCTTGCTCTATCTGGTTCAGCTAGGTCAAATGGAGCACTTAATGCTGGCTATATCTGTTTTGAGGCTTTGCTACAAGCATATGATGCTGCTATCCAGAAGAAAAGGCCCATG TGGGCAGTGCAGGCCCTTGTCACTGGATTTTTGCGCTCCACTTTTGTATTCCTACCATTCTTTGCCTTTCAAGCATATGGATATTTGAACATATGCGTACACGGGGACACGGATGAGCTGAGGCCATGGTGCAAAGCAAAACTGCCCCTTTTGTATAGTTTTATTCAGAGTCACTACTG GGGAGTTGGTTTCTTGAGATACTTTCAAGTCAAGCAGCTGCCCAACTTTCTTTTGGCTTCACCAGTACTATCTCTTGCAGTTTATTCTATAGTTCACTACACAAAATTGCTTCAGCAACTCTTCCAATCAACTAGCATACACGAGCAGATAATTGCCATTGTTGACGGGAGGTTAGTTGAAGCACATGAAAGCTCAGATGTTGCCACAGTGTTGAAGAGTGAAATTTCTACCGGACTACATAACAAAAAGCAAG GGAACACTGAGGTTAAGAAGAGAAAATCTGTCGCAGCCAGCGCTGCTTCAGCAGCATCTTTAGATGGCAATATATCAACAGGCCGAATGGTGGGAGATAATGAGGATGAGTGCCCCTTGCTAGTTCTTCCTTTCATTTTACATCTGACATTCATGACATTTACCGCCTTCTTCGTGATGCACGTCCAG GTGTCAACGCGGTTTCTGTCTGCCAGCCCCCCCATCTACTGGGCCGCTTCGCGCATTTTGGCTCCTGCAAGGGGCGGCTCTTGCAAGAGATGGGGATACTTCATCATCGTTTACTTCATTGCTTATATTCTTCTCGGCAGTTTGCTCTTCCCCAACTTCTACCCATTCACATGA
- the LOC123046727 gene encoding GPI mannosyltransferase 2 isoform X2, with the protein MAPPLVAIVRLATASRVLVLTLSLLARLLFRPYDTSASLHPPCLSSPSFPPSASSSNSTATATAISSLAVWDGVHFARSAECGYEYEQSFAFLPLLPASIALLSRSLFALLVPMLGYRAVLVISGHVLNNVAFVAAAAYFYRLSVLILKDSGAAYRASVLFCFNPASVFYSSLYSESLYALFSLGGLFYLFSGARTVAMIMLALSGSARSNGALNAGYICFEALLQAYDAAIQKKRPMALVTGFLRSTFVFLPFFAFQAYGYLNICVHGDTDELRPWCKAKLPLLYSFIQSHYWGVGFLRYFQVKQLPNFLLASPVLSLAVYSIVHYTKLLQQLFQSTSIHEQIIAIVDGRLVEAHESSDVATVLKSEISTGLHNKKQGNTEVKKRKSVAASAASAASLDGNISTGRMVGDNEDECPLLVLPFILHLTFMTFTAFFVMHVQVSTRFLSASPPIYWAASRILAPARGGSCKRWGYFIIVYFIAYILLGSLLFPNFYPFT; encoded by the exons ATGGCGCCGCCACTTGTCGCCATCGTCCGGCTCGCCACTGCCTCCCGTGTCTTGGTCCTTACTCTCTCTCTGCTCGCTCGCCTTCTCTTCCGCCCCTACGACACCTCCGCCTCCCTTCACCCGCCTTgtctctcctccccctccttcccccCTTCCGCCTCCTCTTCTAATTCCACTGCTACCGCCACCGCCATCTCGTCCCTAGCTGTATGGGACGGTGTCCACTTCGCTCGCTCTGCCGAGTGCGGCTACGAGTATGAGCAGTCATTcgccttcctccccctcctcccagCCTCAATCGCTCTACTCTCCCGGTCCC TGTTCGCGCTGCTGGTGCCGATGCTGGGGTACAGGGCCGTGCTTGTGATCTCCGGGCATGTTCTGAACAATGTGGCATTTGTTGCCGCCGCGGCCTATTTCTACAG ATTATCTGTGCTGATCTTGAAGGACTCAGGAGCGGCTTACCGTGCATCTGTTCTTTTTTGCTTCAATCCAGCTTCTGTGTTCTACTCGTCACT ATATTCAGAAAGTCTTTATGCCCTTTTTTCGCTCGGAGGGCTGTTCTACCTGTTTTCCGGTGCTCGTACCGTTGCAATGATAATGCTTGCTCTATCTGGTTCAGCTAGGTCAAATGGAGCACTTAATGCTGGCTATATCTGTTTTGAGGCTTTGCTACAAGCATATGATGCTGCTATCCAGAAGAAAAGGCCCATG GCCCTTGTCACTGGATTTTTGCGCTCCACTTTTGTATTCCTACCATTCTTTGCCTTTCAAGCATATGGATATTTGAACATATGCGTACACGGGGACACGGATGAGCTGAGGCCATGGTGCAAAGCAAAACTGCCCCTTTTGTATAGTTTTATTCAGAGTCACTACTG GGGAGTTGGTTTCTTGAGATACTTTCAAGTCAAGCAGCTGCCCAACTTTCTTTTGGCTTCACCAGTACTATCTCTTGCAGTTTATTCTATAGTTCACTACACAAAATTGCTTCAGCAACTCTTCCAATCAACTAGCATACACGAGCAGATAATTGCCATTGTTGACGGGAGGTTAGTTGAAGCACATGAAAGCTCAGATGTTGCCACAGTGTTGAAGAGTGAAATTTCTACCGGACTACATAACAAAAAGCAAG GGAACACTGAGGTTAAGAAGAGAAAATCTGTCGCAGCCAGCGCTGCTTCAGCAGCATCTTTAGATGGCAATATATCAACAGGCCGAATGGTGGGAGATAATGAGGATGAGTGCCCCTTGCTAGTTCTTCCTTTCATTTTACATCTGACATTCATGACATTTACCGCCTTCTTCGTGATGCACGTCCAG GTGTCAACGCGGTTTCTGTCTGCCAGCCCCCCCATCTACTGGGCCGCTTCGCGCATTTTGGCTCCTGCAAGGGGCGGCTCTTGCAAGAGATGGGGATACTTCATCATCGTTTACTTCATTGCTTATATTCTTCTCGGCAGTTTGCTCTTCCCCAACTTCTACCCATTCACATGA